The genomic interval cttacaccatatacaaaaattaactcaaagtggattaaagacctacacaCATGACCTAaactataaaactagaagaaaacaagggagaaaacTTTAGGACATTGGATTTCACAATGATTGATTGggtgtgacaccaaaagcattgacaacaaaagcaaaactagacaaatgggactacatcaaacttaaaaccttttgtgtatcaaagaaacaagagagtggaaggcaatctatggaattggagaaaatatttggaaatcatatatctgattagggattaatatccagaatttataaggaacttcaactcaacaacaaaaaacagtctgattttaaaaacaggcaaaagacttgaacagacagttctctgaagaagatatacaaatagccaagaagcacatgaaaaagatgctcgacatcactaatcatgagaaagacaaatcaaaaccacaatgaggtattacaTCTCTCCCGTTAGGGTAGCCactatcaaaagaacaaaatgaacaaGGGTTGGTGAGGATGCGACAAACATCCTATtaattggaacacttgtgcactataggtaggaatgtaaaatggtacagctgatATGGAAAATAGTAGTTTATgaggtggttcctcaaaaaaattatagaattaccatatgacctggcaATCTTACTTCTAGTTATATATACAGTAGAATTCAAAGCAGAGTCTGAAAGAGATAtgtgcacacccatgttcactgcagcattattcacaataaccaagaggtGGAAGAAACCCAAATATccacttaaaaatgataaagatggAAAATGTAATGTGATGTGtgttttactacaattaaaaaacatattacaAGATCCAAGTGATGCACAGTGAGAAATGAAAGTTTAATGATCAAAGGAAGTCACAGACCCATTAAGAATTGCTTCTCTGTTTGCTGTAGTCCTGTGGGACTCATGGACACAAGCCCTGTTGGCTTTCAGAGCTAGGTGTTTTAGGGACCCATCCTGATGTGAGAACCTTAAAAGTTGGGGCACAAGATGTGGGTCCAAACCTttcactcctcagggagaaggTGGGAATTGGGGGTTCCTCTCCAATTGTATGGCCCTGTACTGAGGGTGAGATTCATGGTGAGAGTGTGTCTCAGCCTTTCGTACCCATTTTGAGGTATTTTCTCATCTACTCAATGTGTAGAAGTCGCTAagctagtttctggatttctcccAGAGGATTTGCTGTGTACGTGGCTATATATTctgtgtgtccatgggaggaagGACGTTCATGAGCCTTCTATGTCACCACCTTGGTCCCTCTTCATAATaaggaaattttttaattatagaaaaatgcaaggaagtgctcaaaaattgATGGGGACTTGCCAAAAGAAACAGGAACCAGCTTGAAAAGTCTCATGTTGGTCAAATTTGAGACAATTTAAGGATCAAAATTAGTAATGACAGTAGTGGATTAtcacatgattatttttaatttttattgatatatatttgatgtataacattgtataaatgtaaggtgtacaacatgttcatttttaataaagaatcatGTGTCCATAAGATAttaagaataaacaaagaaaatgggaGAGATGGGGGAGCTTTTTTGTATAGGAATattacaactaataaatgtagaaggaaggatggaaatataaaatcatttacaATCACCATTGTAATAACTGATTTGGGCAAGAATCATCGGTGGATGTCAGAACCATTGGTAAAAAGCTGTAGGGAACAAGATACTTTCAGAACCTCAGAGTATTATCCCATAGATTACTATACATACCTTTACGATAGAGAAATTTGGCAAACACTGCCTTACCCAAATGATCAAACTTGATGTCACTACTGATGGGACAAACTGGCATAATGTACATCATGGTGTGGGGTATATAAGGATACATTAATTATGTAGTATTTTTGTCcccccagattaaaaaaaaaaagcctaaatctaattatgaggaaactgaaatccaAAGTTTAGGGACATTCTGCAAAACAGTCGGTTTGGAGTcttaaaaaatgtcaatgtcatgaaaaaaaaaaaaaggctagagaACTGTTTTTATATTAAAGGAGACTAGGCAtgaaaactaaatgcaatgtgtgatcctTGATTGTACCctgaatttaaaaagtaagaaactgTAGAGTTCTCAGAACTCCTGGTATGAACGTCTTCCCTTGGGTGGATTCTTGGCTTTTCTCCCAGCATGGCTCCCAAACACCAGTCTTCACTTCCACCCCAAGCAAAGAAACCGAAGAAACCAAGACTGACTCCTGCCTCCAGGCCAGAGGAAACGTCTGCTTCTCCGAACTTGACCAAcgaagaaaaagaacagcaagaagCAATTGAACATATTGATGAAGTACAAAATGAAACAGACAGACTTAACGAACAAGCCAGTGAGGAGATTTTGAAAGTAGaacagaaatataacaaaatcCGCCAACCATTTTTTCAGAAGAGTTCGGAATTGATGGCCAAAATCCCAAATTTTGGGGTAACGTTTGTTAACCATCCACAAGTGTCTGCACTGCTtggggaggaggatgaagaggtGCTGCATTATTTGACAAGAGTGAAGTGACAGAATTTGAAGATATTAACTCAGGTTAcacaatagatttttattttgatgaaaaccCTTACTTCGAAAATAAAGTTCTCTCCAAAGAATTTCATCTGAATGAGAGTGGTGATCCATCTTCAAAGTCCACTCAAATCAAATGGAAATCCGGAAAGGATTTGACAAAACGTTCAAGTCAAACGCAGAATAAAGCCAGCAGGAAGAGACAGCATGAGGAACCAGAAAGCTTCTTCACCTGGTTTACTGATCATTCTGATGCAGGTGCAGATGAGTTAGGAGAGGTCATCAGAGATGATATTTGGCCAAATCCATTACGGTACTACTTGGTTCCGGACATGGGtgatgaggaaggggaaggagaagaagatgatgatgatgatgaagaggaagaaggattGGAAGATATTGATGAAGAAGGGGATGAGGATGAAGGtgaagaagatgaagatgatgatgagggggagggaggagaggaagatgaaGGAGAAGATGACGAATGGAACACTGATGGATTCCaaccttcctttttaaattttctcctgtCTCTCGGAGCAAGTtgcagtctttttcttttctcctcttgcgTTCAGGCGCCCTGTTTTTGaggtctcttttctcctttatacaATGGAACACTGATGGATTCCaaccttcctttttaaattttctccagtCCCTGAGAACAAGTTGTCTTTTGCTCGGTTGCCCTGTTTTTGaggtctcttttctcctttataccATGGCTCACAActtattttgggggaaaataccTTGAGCAGaattcagtgggaaaagaatctcTACCCCTTTCTgttccaaattcatttttatcctttcctgTCTCAACAAAAACTTTATGGAATCAACACCACCGTGCtctgtgggaaaaaagaaaaaccttctgcTCCCTTAGCTCTGCTGGAAGCTGGAGGGTGCTAGGCCCCTGTGTAGTAGTACACAGAATTCtagcttttttcctcctttctctgtgtATTGGGCTCAGAGATTACATTGTGTCTCTATGTGAATATGGACAGTTAGCGTTTACCAACATGTATCTGTCTActttctcttgtttaaaaaaagaaaaaaaaactttaaaaaaatggggtTATAGAAGGTCAGCAAAGGGTGGGTTTGAGATGTTTGGGTGGGTTAAGTGGGCATTTTGACAACATGGCTTCTCCTTTGGCATGTTTAATTGTGATGTTTAACGGACATCCTTGCAGTTTAAGatgacacttttaaaataaaattctctcctAATGATGACTTGAGCCCTGCCACTCGATGGGAGAATCAGCAGAACCTGTAGGATCTTATTTGCAATTGACATTCTCTATTGTAATTTtgttcctgtttatttttaaatttttcattttgtttcactgGAAAGGAAAGATGACGTTCAGTTTTAAACGTTAAAAGTGTACAAGTTGCTTTGTtacaataaaactaaatgtgtacacacacaccaaaaaaaagaaactgtaaaggATATTATTGGGACAATTGAGGAAATTTAAATAATGGGCCGATTGTAATTGTATTTATGTTAAGTCTCCTTAGAGTGAATAGTATATAGTAGTTGCATGTAAGGATAGCTTTGTTCCTAGGAAATACCTGCTGAATGTTTAGGTGTGAAGGGTCACAATAGCTTCAAGTAACTGTTTAATGGACTGGGGaaaaacagatagatagatagatagatagataggcagatggaagagggagggagagagagaatgtagCAAAACATCAACAAGTGATATGCCTAAATGAAGGGTATAGggtgtttatttacttattttttttttgctgcatcctgCAACTTGcagtttccctgaccagggattgaacccgtgcatgcattggcaggcggattcttaaccactgtgccaccagggaagtccctcgactACTGTTAATTGAGTCAAGGGTAGGGCATCTTACCCACAAACATCTAATCTATAGATTTGCAGGGGGTTCGTGAGATGGACTGTCTTAAGGAAATAGATCCTCTCTTTGGGGAATTTAGATCTCAAGACATGAAGAGTTGAACAGCTATAGCAAGATTAGAAATCATACATAAAGCAAAGCAGGGATGCACCTGAAACAAGAGTACCAAGGTGGCAGGGTCCTGGGATAAGAATTGATCAAAAACTTACTAATGCTGAGGGAGTGACAGCTAGGTCTACACTGGGTCCTAAGGGCCACCCAGTTCCTGAGCTACGTTCCACTCTCTGTGAGACCTACATATTCAGCCCTTCTTGTAGTGACAAGTAGGGTTCCTGAACTTCCATGGGGCCCAACTGTGTGTCTGAGGTTCCTGTTTCTCTATGTATCCTTAAAATGTACCTCCAGGTTTCAGTTAGGGTGGTTCCAGTTCAAGTAGCGGGAATCCTAACTCAGTCTACCTTAAACAGTAAGGAAATACATCTCAGATACCAGGAGTTTCAAAGGTAGTGAGCTCTATAAACAGCACTATCAGGGCTGAAGCTCCGTATCTCTCAGTTCTGACCTTCCCCCTCTGTTGGCTTTGTCATCAAAGCCCCCAGTTGGCTGTAAACAGCAGTTGGAATATGTTCCTTGTTCATATCTGTTAGAAATAGGGTCTCTTCCCCAAACCATGTAATAAAAATCCTGCTCGTCAGCATGATTGTGCCAACTTTGGACAGATGCCAATCTTTGAATGGCCTAAGAAACGCCacatgcagggaattccctggcggtccagtggttaggactctgcactctcattgctgagggcccggggttcaatccctggtcggggaactaaaatcccacaagctgcgcagcagggccaaaaaaccaagccaaaacaaaacaaaataaaaaagaaatgccacaGGCTGATTAGGTTAAGCCAGAATCTCTGAACCAATAAAAGGCAAGGGGATGATATTGGCATGACTGACTTTAACTGTAGCGACCTACTCTTGGAGCTGAAGATAGTCAGCTTTTTCTCAGTGACATGGGATATGTAAGGGGAGATGTGGACTCCTGAACAAAACTGggatttttttgtaatttatttatttatttatttatttattttggctgtgttgggtcttcgtttctgtgcgagggcctcctccagttgcggcgagcaggggccactccccatcgcggtgcgcgggcctctcactgtcgcagcctctcctgttgcggagcacgagctccagacgcacaggctcagaagttgtggcccacgggcccagccgccccgcagcatgcgggatcttcccagaccagggctcgaacccgtgtcccctgcattggcaggccgactctcaaccactgcgccaccagggaagccccccaaactGGGATTTTatcaagaggaagaaggaaggaaatggatgTCCTGAAGGCAGACAATAGTATTCACTACACCTCATTCTCAAACCTGTTGTTTGAGGTGGAACTATACAAGTTGGAACTATGTTTCAGCCTAGAGAGAGTGTCTGAACATTAGTTTTTCTAAGTTTTCCTCAAGTAACacactttaatatttcttaattctcCTTTAATTTTCCCACGTAAAAATATGTAATACTTTATACATTCAAAAGCATACatttatattaagtatatatGATATGTGTATTTAAATGTATACCTTTGAATGTATGAAATACTGTATAACATATATAGatactataaaatattacatacataGAGTATATTTAAGTGATAAAGAATATTACTAAAATGAACACCCTGTACATATAACCTAatttgagaaaaagaatattacCCATAACTTTGACACTTTCTATATAATCCTCTCTGATTACGTTCCCTCCTTctctcacctccaccccacctcttAGGTAACCACTCTCCTGCATTTTGTATTTGTCATCCTTTTGGTTTACTTTATAGTTTTACCCATTACTTGTATACCTTAACAATATGTTTGTAATGTGTATGCTTTTGAGTTGCctataaatgaaaacatgctgTATATAGTAATTTTTGTGGtagaatatacataacataaaattcaccatgttaaccattttcaagtgtacagttcagtggcattaattacattcacactattgtgcaaccatcaccactgtccaactccaaatttttttgttttctaaaactgaaactctgtacccattaaacaaaaaCTTCCAATTCTTCCCTTCCCACAACCCCTATCAATCctgattctattttctgtcttcatgaatttgactactctagttacctcatataagtggaatcatatagtattt from Physeter macrocephalus isolate SW-GA chromosome 11, ASM283717v5, whole genome shotgun sequence carries:
- the LOC102975972 gene encoding LOW QUALITY PROTEIN: protein SET-like (The sequence of the model RefSeq protein was modified relative to this genomic sequence to represent the inferred CDS: inserted 1 base in 1 codon); translation: MAPKHQSSLPPQAKKPKKPRLTPASRPEETSASPNLTNEEKEQQEAIEHIDEVQNETDRLNEQASEEILKVEQKYNKIRQPFFQKSSELMAKIPNFGVTFVNHPQVSALLGEEDEEVLHYLTRXEVTEFEDINSGYTIDFYFDENPYFENKVLSKEFHLNESGDPSSKSTQIKWKSGKDLTKRSSQTQNKASRKRQHEEPESFFTWFTDHSDAGADELGEVIRDDIWPNPLRYYLVPDMGDEEGEGEEDDDDDEEEEGLEDIDEEGDEDEGEEDEDDDEGEGGEEDEGEDDEWNTDGFQPSFLNFLLSLGASCSLFLFSSCVQAPCF